One window of the Tubulanus polymorphus chromosome 11, tnTubPoly1.2, whole genome shotgun sequence genome contains the following:
- the LOC141912664 gene encoding lysoplasmalogenase TMEM86A-like, with protein sequence MTRPLTVLKSVGPKLVPFFKTVALFFVLYRGESYSSIFYAIFKCLPIISLIFFVLLHGMNFSEVYSYSRRILIGLVFSLLGDICMVYKTAGYFLHGVALFGVAQLLYASAFGMRPFNFKAGGVVASLGVIIYTFVFYPAITGVLSPAIGVYMALIGVMVWRAVSRVQLFDDLWTWTKLCSCGGAILFGISDMIIALDKFVIDIPLSQTIIMITYYGAQLGITLSVVDSHVDSLIETTKPRPIKVD encoded by the exons ATGACGCGTCCACTTACAGTG TTGAAGAGCGTCGGACCGAAGTTAGTTCCGTTTTTCAAAACGGTGGCGCTGTTCTTCGTGTTGTACCGCGGCGAATCGTACTCGTCGATATTCTACGCGATATTCAAGTGCCTGCCGATAATATCGTTGATATTTTTCGTCCTGTTGCACGGCATGAATTTCTCCGAGGTCTACTCGTATTCGCGACGCATCCTGATCGGTCTCGTGTTCTCGCTACTCGGCGACATCTGCATGGTTTATAAAACGGCCGGTTACTTCCTTCACGGCGTCGCTCTCTTCGGCGTCGCTCAGCTACTATACGCCTCGGCGTTCGGTATGCGCCCTTTTAACTTCAAGGCCGGCGGCGTGGTCGCGTCCCTCGGCGTAATAATCTACACGTTCGTTTTCTACCCGGCGATCACCGgtgttttatcgccggcgatcGGCGTGTACATGGCGCTGATCGGCGTAATGGTATGGCGCGCCGTTTCGCGCGTACAGCTATTCGACGACTTGTGGACGTGGACGAAGCTGTGCAGCTGCGGCGGCGCGATCCTGTTCGGGATTTCCGACATGATAATCGCGTTGGATAAATTCGTCATCGACATACCGCTGTCGCAGACGATCATCATGATCACGTATTACGGAGCGCAGTTGGGTATTACGCTTTCGGTCGTCGACAGTCACGTCGATTCCCTCATCGAAACGACGAAGCCGCGACCGATTAAGGTCGATTAA